The Caldanaerovirga acetigignens genomic interval TGGGCATTTTTGGGCAAAAAGGAATATTTCAAAGGACTGTATTTGGAGAATAACTGGGACTGGGATAAAAAATATCCTGTGATCAGTATTAGCTTCGGCAGTGGAGCTGTTAGAAACCTTGATGAGTTAAAGGCTATTGAAAAAGAGTTACTGGAAAGAAATAGCAGAGAATACGGCGTTCAGTTAGAATTTGAGACGATTACGGGAAGATTCTTTGAGCTGATACAAAAGATATACGAAAAGTATAATGCCCCGGTGGTTGTCCTTGTTGACGAGTACGACAAGCCCCTTTTGGATCGGATAATTGAAAAAGACCTAGCGATGGAGATAAGAGAGGAACTTAAAAATTTTTATTCAGTCATAAAAGAAGCGGACCAGTACTTAAAATTTGTGTTTATCACGGGTGTCAGCAAGTTTTCAAAGGTCTCTCTTTTCAGCGGTTT includes:
- a CDS encoding AAA family ATPase, producing the protein MGKKEYFKGLYLENNWDWDKKYPVISISFGSGAVRNLDELKAIEKELLERNSREYGVQLEFETITGRFFELIQKIYEKYNAPVVVLVDEYDKPLLDRIIEKDLAMEIREELKNFYSVIKEADQYLKFVFITGVSKFSKVSLFSG